One region of Helicoverpa zea isolate HzStark_Cry1AcR chromosome 24, ilHelZeax1.1, whole genome shotgun sequence genomic DNA includes:
- the LOC124642388 gene encoding uncharacterized protein LOC124642388 yields the protein MKIILALFGFAAVASAADLTIGNEGGSLIFEQNVTASPTIWKQTRNLTVNATDDAVISRVVVIDNRPEKDGEAKVVEGGEGEKNVTIELKGPAVFRGFDFTIQVFAAPENENTQHPKATGHDTQQAQLPQVPEVQITKDLNVNDHSNQHPKNTDDIILGAPVPTASSTTEENKTNKDDQVKTNVPTLVGDDKTRKYRETEPQKNTEQTPVAVPQDVVTGVNATKTEAKENDGDLKVLLDSIFVNYSGPKSEEGQEQVHPVMPENDQVQTDVIQADEDRKVRQASMEPVVPAVLPRELKGDDVQTTKKVEVSTTTAKSVQGKILPSVVPVTSESSSTSAEDLTTELPEDLQVTKDSKGGFKGPSFGHRPAVPLPYMN from the coding sequence ATGAAGATCATTCTTGCTCTGTTCGGTTTCGCGGCTGTGGCTTCGGCCGCTGATCTTACCATTGGCAACGAAGGCGGGAGTCTCATATTCGAGCAGAATGTCACCGCCAGCCCAACGATATGGAAACAAACTAGAAACCTCACTGTTAACGCTACAGACGACGCAGTCATCAGCCGAGTAGTTGTGATTGACAACAGGCCGGAGAAGGACGGCGAAGCCAAAGTTGTTGAAGGAGGCGAGGGCGAGAAGAACGTCACCATCGAACTGAAGGGCCCTGCTGTCTTCAGAGGCTTTGACTTCACCATTCAAGTGTTCGCCGCTCCGGAGAATGAGAACACGCAGCACCCGAAAGCAACTGGGCACGACACACAACAAGCCCAACTACCACAAGTGCCTGAAGTTCAAATAACCAAGGACCTTAATGTAAACGATCATTCTAACCAACATCCCAAGAATACTGATGACATTATCCTTGGAGCTCCGGTACCAACAGCCTCTTCTACTACTGAAGAAAACAAGACCAACAAAGACGACCAAGTTAAAACCAATGTGCCAACTTTGGTGGGTGATGATAAAACACGTAAATACCGTGAAACCGAACCCCAAAAGAACACAGAACAGACTCCAGTTGCTGTCCCACAGGACGTAGTTACAGGTGTTAATGCTACAAAGACAGAAGCTAAAGAAAACGACGGAGACTTGAAAGTTTTGCTTGATTCAATTTTCGTAAATTATTCTGGCCCAAAATCTGAGGAAGGTCAGGAACAAGTTCATCCCGTCATGCCAGAAAATGATCAAGTCCAAACTGATGTAATCCAGGCTGATGAAGACAGGAAAGTTCGTCAGGCGAGCATGGAGCCCGTTGTACCAGCTGTTCTGCCTAGAGAACTGAAGGGAGACGATGTTCAGACGACTAAAAAAGTCGAGGTTTCGACTACCACAGCGAAAAGTGTACAGGGAAAGATTTTACCAAGTGTTGTACCAGTGACTAGTGAAAGTTCTTCAACGTCAGCCGAAGATCTGACCACTGAGCTGCCTGAAGATCTGCAGGTTACCAAGGACTCGAAAGGTGGCTTCAAGGGACCTAGTTTTGGACACCGCCCTGCAGTGCCATTGCCTTACATGaattaa
- the LOC124642290 gene encoding adenine phosphoribosyltransferase-like: protein MNPLLVYCRDIFSAISDGPTSKLLQSLLVQTIKAKFPDVEAVIGLESRGFLFSFSVAAELSIGCLPVRKKGKLPGEVVSYKYELEYGTDILEIQKGTIRKGLKCLIIDDLIATGGSITAATKLLQSCGADVIGCLAVIELTSLKGRQNIPEGIPVHSLIQYE, encoded by the exons atgaatCCTCTGCTCGTGTATTGCAGGGACATATTCTCAGCAATCTCCGACGGGCCCACATCCAAGTTACTGCAGAGTCTACTAGTACAAACTATTAAGGCCAAGTTCCCAGATGTCGAGGCTGTGATAGGCTTGGAGTCCCGAGGGTTTCTCTTCTCGTTCTCCGTAGCTGCAGAGCTGAGCATCGGCTGTTTACCTGTGAGGAAGAAGGGGAAACTACCTGGGGAGGTCGTGTCTTATAAGTACGAGTTGGAGTATGGTACG GACATACTAGaaatccaaaaaggcacaattCGGAAAGGCCTCAAATGCCTCATTATAGATGACTTGATAGCTACTGGTGGTTCTATAACAGCCGCCACGAAGTTGCTTCAGTCTTGCGGTGCTGATGTCATCGGCTGTCTCGCTGTCATCGAGCTGACTTCACTCAAGGGCCGCCAGAACATTCCAGAAGGGATACCGGTACATTCCTTGATACAATACGAGTAG
- the LOC124642476 gene encoding adenine phosphoribosyltransferase-like, which produces MDGDYDKKILELKSKIKSYPDFPKPGILFWDIFSAISDGPTSKLLQSLLVQTIKAKFPDVEAVIGLESRGFLFSFSVAAELSIGCLPVRKKGKLPGEVVSYKYELEYGTDILEIQKGTIRKGLKCLIIDDLIATGGSITAATKLLQSCGADVIGCLAVIELTSLKGRQNIPEGIPVHSLIQYE; this is translated from the exons ATGGACGGAGACTACGATAAGAAAATATTAGAATTGAAAAGTAAAATCAAGAGCTACCCTGACTTTCCTAAACCaggaattttattttg GGACATATTCTCAGCAATCTCCGACGGGCCCACATCCAAGTTACTGCAGAGTCTACTAGTACAAACTATTAAGGCCAAGTTCCCAGATGTCGAGGCTGTGATAGGCTTGGAGTCCCGAGGGTTTCTCTTCTCGTTCTCCGTAGCTGCAGAGCTGAGCATCGGCTGTTTACCTGTGAGGAAGAAGGGGAAACTACCTGGGGAGGTCGTGTCTTATAAGTACGAGTTGGAGTATGGTACG GACATACTAGaaatccaaaaaggcacaattCGGAAAGGCCTCAAATGCCTCATTATAGATGACTTGATAGCTACTGGTGGTTCTATAACAGCCGCCACGAAGTTGCTTCAGTCTTGCGGTGCTGATGTCATCGGCTGTCTCGCTGTCATCGAGCTGACTTCACTCAAGGGCCGCCAGAACATTCCAGAAGGGATACCGGTACATTCCTTGATACAATACGAGTAG